The genomic window AGCAACTCGATGCGCACGTTCTGGCGGAAGTCGGTCTGATCGATCAGCGATTTCACGCCGCGCCAGGTGGATTCGACCCGCTGGAAGTCGGGGTGATGCATGATCGCGTCCAACTGGCGGCTGATCTGTGCGTCCAGTTGAGCGATGTGCTCGTCCAGCAGCGTCTTGTCGAGGCGCTCGACTTTCTGCGAGGAGCGCTTGAGCAGATCCAGGAAGACGCTGACCGCTGCCGTGACACGCTCGTCAGCAGAGACGTCCGAGAGCACGTCGGTGTTCTGGTAGGCCTCGATGTCGGTCAACGATGACACCGGGTTCAGGTTGATCTTGTCGAACAGCGCGGCATAGACGCCCTGCGCCTCGCGAGTGTGTACGGTGTTGCCGGTGGCGGATACGGTGCTGGTTTCTACGGACATGTCATCTCTCCTTACTGTTTCGCATCGTCTTGCGGAGCCAGCGCGGCGAGTTCGGCGCGCAGTTCGCTGCTCAGGGCGTCATCCTTGAGGATGCGTTCGAGTTCGCGACGGAAAGTGACGTTGTCCAGCAGGTTCGATTTGAGATCGCGCAGCAGATTGCGCATGGCCAGCAGGGCACGAAGTTCCGGCAGCTGACGGGCGACTTGTTCGGGCTCGAAGTCCTTCATGTCGCGGAACGTCAGTTCGACGCTGGCGTCGGAGCCATCATTGGCCAGGGTATTGGGCACGGCGACTTTCAGGCTGGGCTGGAATTCAGCCAGA from Pseudomonas sp. GCEP-101 includes these protein-coding regions:
- the tssB gene encoding type VI secretion system contractile sheath small subunit → MASDSFQNEVPKARVNIKLDLHTGGAQKKVELPLKLMVLGDYSNGRESRPLSERSKIDINKNNFNSVLAEFQPSLKVAVPNTLANDGSDASVELTFRDMKDFEPEQVARQLPELRALLAMRNLLRDLKSNLLDNVTFRRELERILKDDALSSELRAELAALAPQDDAKQ